In the genome of Labeo rohita strain BAU-BD-2019 chromosome 2, IGBB_LRoh.1.0, whole genome shotgun sequence, the window ATGAATTTAAAACTACATGAATCATAACAAACAActcaaactctttttttttttttttatttatttattaacaagcATCACCAGTAACCCGCAGTTGAGCGGATGACAGGGATCACAAAAGAATTAAAAAGTGAGGTCCACGATGATGTTCTCAATGACAGAATTACAGTGTATTTATTCCAGGAAGATTCAGTGGAAACAAATGATGAAGCTTTATAATCATTTGATTTTCATCATGAGACTTTACTGTTTTCATGAGTATAATCCACACTGAAAAATAATCATGAGGGAAAAATGAACTGAACgctccaaaaaataaatatcacattgtTCCTTAGCAGTGATGAACAAAAGGAGGGTGATTCACTAGTCCGTTTCACATGGCGGATTGATGTTTTCATCTCCATCTGTGACAAACGTCTCCATCTTCAATCCATCTGAAGCAAAACCGACCTACAGGAACATACAGAATCAGAATAAAATGACGCAAATAAAGACAGCAGCAGTCAAATTAAAACTCAAATTGTCCAattttttgaaggaaaaaaaaaaagattttcctATCATACAGTGGTGTATATGCAAATAGACACTATGCAAAAGTCACTGCTCTTGAAGTCTAGACAGGTTAATGAAGAGATAAACATGACTAACCTTTATCTACTCATCCTTCTTGAACTTTCCATTAATGTAGGGAACATAGTCCAAGATGACCCTCCAGTCTGTGAAGTGAACGAGAGCAACACCTCCAACTCCACCCCAGACCGCCAGCGTGGGAACCCTGGACAACATGACACTCATGAGCAAACCATGAAGAAGCTGTATCATTACTGATACACAGAGGCCTCTAAACGATCAAAACTTTTCTGTTAATCCTGTTGCACAAAATCTACTACATTCCTTCTGTCGTCTGATCTTTTAGTGTAATCGTACAAATGTCCACCTTGTTTTTTTGCTGTCAAATCTTGAGTTATAATCTTCAGAATAACTGTAGTCCTATTTCCAGATGAAGCagcttgacttttttttttagtctcaaATCTGATCATCAGGATCTTTTGAGGAATGTTTCTTTCTAGAAGCTTTACGTTCACTGTTCCTCAGGGGAGGAATGACCTTCCCAAGCCTCCAAGACATCTCACATCTTTtgagaaatgtttatttgttcatctctcaatcatcattggattgcattatatgtttggatcattttaatCTCATTTTACGAAAACATATTACTGGAAATATAGAGTAGCCACTgatatttacatcattttatgTCAGGATCTGCTCTGCTGTTATAAAGATCTcactgatttacattacaatcaCAGAATTTTGTCATGGAAATATCAGTATCTGCACCAAATGGaatatttttgctcagtttgagtCTCTTTTTCACCTCACTTTTATATCCTCACTCAGACTATAtgagtcattaaaaaaaagctctttaagagatatatatatatatatatatacacacatacatacatacatacatacatacatacatatatatatgtgtgtgtatatatatacactaccgttcaaaagtttggagtcagtacatttttattgtttcttttttcttcttcttttttttttttttaaagaaattaatacttttattcaccaaggatgtattaagttaataattaaaaatttattaaaagttaataataaataatttacattgttataaaatatttatattttgaataaacactgtactttttaaacttgttaatcatgaaagaatcctgaaaaaaaaaaaaaaaaaaaaaaaaaaaaaaaatcacaggttccaaaaaatatttggcagcacaactgttgatattatccaacattaatcattctaataataaatccgcatattagaatgatttctgaaggatcatgtgacacttaagactggagtaacagctgataaaaattcagcttttcatcacaggaataaattctattttaaagtatgttaaaataaaaaacattattttatactgtaaaaacattttgcaatataatatttttttttttttttttttttaatcaaataaatgcagccttgatgagcataagagacttctttaaagactattacaagtcttactgaccccaaacttttgaacggtagtgtatatatatatatacacacatacatatatatacacacatacatatatatacatatataaacatcaACAAGGTTATCAAAATAGAACTCAACAGCAATGTATGCATGTGgtcttttaaacatttctcCTAAACTCCCAAACTACAAATCTTGACCATTTTGCTCAAAAAATACACGAAGGTTAAggcaaaaatacagtaacagaTTAAGGGACTATCAATAAAGTTACTAGAAATAATCATAGAAACCAGAACACTAAGCTTTTTCAAGACAAAGGGAGTTTTTTCCCCTTTGTTTCAAAAAAACTTTATGTTctggtttatatttt includes:
- the LOC127173989 gene encoding cytochrome b-c1 complex subunit 10, which translates into the protein MLGKIIGQKYVSIAKTWVPTLAVWGGVGGVALVHFTDWRVILDYVPYINGKFKKDE